From the genome of Pirellulales bacterium, one region includes:
- a CDS encoding FtsX-like permease family protein yields MKTQLAWRNLIHNKVKTGVAVAGVVFAIVLMFMQLGFLEAVKVSATQIYDALDFDVCLRSKDYLHLADARLFRRQRLVQAQGCPGVQRAAPLTVVRSSWRNPASGEHQSILCFGVNPDEAVFSRTDIQTLVSDELERSDALLIDTKTRREFGPVDGRRFGPQDRNAEIEVNGTAVRIAGDYTLGAGLLAGGAMIISERGLQSVTPTLGGDQVSLGLIKVSRGEDAGAVAGRLQSLLPGDVDVLTRPDVLRGELDHWVYQTNYGLIFQTGVIVALIVGTAIVYQVLASDVASLLPEYATLKAMGYDNRYLGRVILQQALALAVLGFGVGLVIAELLYAITSAGAQIPVQMTWRNLALVFVLSVVMCMCSGLAALRKAFRADPADLF; encoded by the coding sequence GTGAAGACACAGCTCGCCTGGCGCAACCTGATTCACAACAAGGTGAAGACGGGCGTGGCTGTCGCGGGCGTCGTGTTCGCGATCGTGTTGATGTTCATGCAGTTGGGTTTTCTCGAAGCGGTCAAGGTGAGCGCGACCCAAATCTACGATGCGCTCGATTTTGACGTCTGCTTGCGGTCGAAGGACTACCTGCACCTGGCCGACGCACGGTTGTTCCGCCGGCAGCGATTGGTCCAAGCCCAGGGATGTCCCGGCGTCCAGCGTGCCGCTCCGTTGACAGTCGTGAGGAGTTCGTGGCGCAACCCGGCGAGCGGCGAGCACCAATCGATCCTTTGCTTCGGAGTGAACCCCGACGAAGCCGTTTTTAGTCGGACCGACATCCAAACGCTCGTGAGCGACGAGTTGGAACGCTCCGACGCCTTGTTAATCGATACAAAGACCCGCCGCGAATTTGGACCGGTCGATGGCCGCCGATTCGGCCCGCAGGACCGCAACGCGGAGATCGAGGTGAACGGCACCGCCGTCCGAATCGCCGGGGACTATACGCTCGGCGCTGGGTTGTTGGCCGGCGGCGCGATGATCATTAGCGAACGTGGCTTGCAGAGTGTCACTCCGACCCTCGGCGGCGATCAGGTGAGCCTGGGCTTGATAAAAGTCTCCCGCGGCGAGGATGCGGGGGCCGTCGCCGGTCGGTTGCAGAGCCTATTGCCCGGCGATGTCGATGTGCTGACGCGGCCGGACGTCCTGCGCGGCGAACTGGACCATTGGGTATATCAAACGAACTATGGATTGATTTTTCAGACGGGAGTCATCGTGGCCTTGATCGTTGGAACGGCGATCGTTTATCAAGTACTGGCCAGCGACGTGGCCAGCTTGCTGCCCGAATATGCGACGCTCAAAGCCATGGGCTACGACAATCGGTATTTGGGCAGAGTCATCCTGCAGCAAGCGCTCGCCCTGGCGGTGCTCGGCTTCGGCGTCGGTTTGGTCATCGCGGAATTGCTGTATGCGATCACGTCGGCGGGCGCTCAGATTCCGGTTCAAATGACTTGGCGGAATTTGGCCCTGGTGTTCGTGTTGTCGGTCGTCATGTGCATGTGCTCGGGCCTGGCCGCGCTGCGAAAGGCATTTCGCGCCGACCCGGCGGATTTATTCTGA
- the devC gene encoding ABC transporter permease DevC, with protein MPSRTPLAWKNLTHDLRRLAVAVAGVGFAVVLIFTELGFLNALLESTVQVLRKLNGEVFLVSSAKYALPAMERFDLARVEQAKGLPGVKAVYPFYMENLAAVLRARQARGYPIRVLAFRVGDDVMKLDSLAAHEDDLRRSGTALADEACRAKFGIPRRDRDLGNFAGELANQEIHLTGHFRLGVDFVNDGNLIMSAANFARFFPNRAAGSDPLNQVDLGVVKLEDHADPLAVKNELRLSLPSDVEPLTKDELIDREMRFWRRNAPIGFIFLVGVYVGFVVGVVICYQIIYSDIADHMGEFATLKAMGYTDRYFLKLILRQSFYLSIMGFLPGLLLSFAGYAFLTWFTGLTMQLTMNVVVCVLAVTIAMCVVSGILALRKLMSVDPAELF; from the coding sequence ATGCCCTCGCGAACTCCCTTAGCGTGGAAGAATCTGACGCATGACCTGCGTCGATTGGCGGTGGCCGTGGCGGGGGTGGGTTTTGCGGTCGTGCTGATTTTCACGGAACTCGGATTCTTGAACGCGCTCTTGGAAAGCACGGTGCAGGTGCTGCGCAAGTTGAATGGCGAAGTGTTCCTCGTCAGCTCGGCGAAATACGCCTTGCCCGCCATGGAGCGATTCGACTTGGCCCGCGTCGAACAAGCCAAGGGTTTGCCGGGCGTGAAGGCCGTCTATCCATTTTACATGGAGAATCTGGCCGCGGTGCTCCGCGCCCGGCAAGCGCGCGGTTATCCGATTCGCGTGCTGGCGTTTCGCGTCGGCGACGATGTAATGAAGCTCGATTCTCTCGCCGCGCACGAGGACGATCTCCGCCGCTCGGGAACCGCGCTGGCCGATGAAGCCTGCCGCGCCAAATTCGGCATCCCCCGGCGCGATCGGGATCTTGGCAACTTCGCGGGAGAACTCGCAAATCAGGAAATCCATTTGACGGGGCATTTCCGCCTCGGCGTCGATTTCGTCAACGACGGAAACCTGATCATGAGCGCCGCGAATTTTGCCCGCTTCTTTCCGAATCGCGCGGCCGGGTCCGATCCGCTGAACCAAGTCGATTTGGGAGTGGTCAAGCTGGAAGACCATGCCGATCCGCTTGCAGTCAAGAACGAATTGCGGCTGTCGCTGCCGAGCGACGTCGAGCCGTTGACCAAGGACGAGTTGATCGATCGCGAGATGAGGTTTTGGCGCCGCAATGCCCCAATCGGTTTTATATTCCTGGTTGGGGTTTATGTCGGGTTTGTCGTCGGCGTGGTGATTTGTTACCAGATCATCTATTCCGACATCGCCGATCACATGGGCGAATTCGCGACTCTAAAGGCAATGGGCTACACCGACCGTTATTTCTTGAAACTGATCTTGCGCCAGTCGTTTTATTTGTCGATCATGGGTTTTCTGCCAGGGTTGCTCTTGAGCTTCGCCGGCTACGCATTCTTGACCTGGTTCACCGGTCTGACGATGCAGTTGACGATGAATGTAGTGGTATGCGTGCTGGCCGTTACCATCGCGATGTGCGTCGTGTCCGGGATTCTGGCGCTGCGAAAGCTAATGTCCGTCGATCCCGCCGAAC